One genomic segment of Novosphingobium sp. RL4 includes these proteins:
- a CDS encoding sugar porter family MFS transporter, translated as MMNATLFRGVLVGALAGLLFGFDTAVIAGTTEGIRTAFGLDATGVGVTVSSALWGTLAGALLAGIPGDRYGARSSLTVIALLYLVSGIGCLLAMNWPMLLVMRVLAGFAVGASSVLAPVYIAEIAPAERRGMMVGAFQLNVVLGILVAYLSNYFVSSLQLGALDWHVKFGVTAVPAVVLLVMMRTIPDSPRWLFAKGREAEAAAVLGKLGNADVSGEMASWRRAESQTHAPRLSWVRHHRPILLAIAIAAFNQLSGINAILYYLNDIFAAAGFTGVSADRQAIVIGACNLVFTALALTVIDRIGRKTLLLIGSVGLTAALAGVALIFGSGTHQGWLLYLLIGFIAFFAFSQGAVIWVYISEIFPTDVRARGQSLGSSVHWFMDAIIAFGFPLAAAHARALPFWLFAVMMALQFVVVLAFFPETKRRSLEAIGEAM; from the coding sequence ATGATGAATGCGACGCTTTTCCGAGGCGTGCTGGTTGGCGCGCTGGCCGGGCTCTTGTTCGGTTTCGACACGGCGGTCATCGCCGGCACCACGGAAGGCATCCGCACCGCCTTCGGCCTCGACGCCACCGGCGTCGGGGTCACCGTCTCCAGCGCGCTCTGGGGCACGCTGGCGGGCGCTCTGCTGGCGGGCATCCCGGGAGACCGTTACGGCGCGCGTTCCTCGCTGACGGTGATCGCGCTGCTCTACCTTGTGTCGGGCATCGGCTGCCTCCTGGCGATGAACTGGCCGATGCTCCTTGTCATGCGCGTGCTGGCAGGCTTCGCGGTGGGGGCATCTTCGGTGCTGGCGCCGGTCTACATTGCCGAGATCGCACCCGCGGAACGGCGCGGCATGATGGTGGGGGCGTTCCAGCTCAATGTCGTGCTGGGCATTCTCGTCGCTTATCTGAGCAACTACTTCGTATCCAGCCTCCAGCTTGGCGCACTGGACTGGCACGTCAAGTTCGGCGTCACCGCGGTTCCGGCGGTGGTGCTGCTGGTGATGATGCGCACCATTCCCGACAGCCCGCGCTGGCTCTTCGCCAAGGGCCGGGAGGCAGAAGCCGCCGCCGTGCTCGGCAAGCTGGGCAATGCCGACGTTTCTGGCGAGATGGCCTCCTGGCGCCGTGCCGAAAGCCAGACGCACGCCCCGCGCCTCAGCTGGGTGCGTCACCACCGGCCGATCCTCCTGGCCATTGCGATAGCCGCGTTCAACCAGCTCTCCGGTATCAACGCGATCCTCTACTACCTCAACGACATCTTCGCCGCCGCCGGTTTTACGGGGGTTTCGGCAGACCGCCAGGCCATCGTCATCGGTGCCTGCAACCTGGTGTTCACCGCACTTGCCTTGACCGTGATCGACCGGATCGGCCGCAAGACGCTGCTGCTGATCGGTTCCGTCGGCCTGACGGCAGCGCTGGCGGGTGTTGCCCTGATCTTCGGCAGCGGCACGCATCAGGGCTGGCTGCTTTATCTCCTCATCGGCTTCATCGCCTTCTTCGCCTTCTCGCAAGGCGCGGTGATCTGGGTCTATATCAGCGAGATATTCCCCACCGACGTGCGGGCACGCGGGCAGAGCCTCGGTTCCTCGGTCCACTGGTTCATGGACGCGATCATCGCGTTCGGCTTCCCGCTCGCCGCCGCCCATGCCCGCGCCCTGCCGTTCTGGCTGTTCGCGGTGATGATGGCGCTTCAGTTCGTGGTCGTGCTGGCCTTCTTCCCCGAGACCAAGCGCCGCTCGCTCGAAGCCATCGGCGAGGCCATGTAA
- a CDS encoding TonB-dependent receptor plug domain-containing protein, with protein sequence MMQRFTVLGGVSALALFTHTAALAQDASASTDEQPAISTEDIVVTGSRIPLSGFNRPTPVTVTSAEQLNAAVPTTLGDALKQLPALSSSAGPRGAQTSSGQGGAYLNLRNLGTTRTLTLFDGRRFIPSDGSGQVDTNMFPQALVERVEVVTGGASAAYGSDAVGGVVNFIINKKFTGLTGSIQGGVTTYGDNDEQKVELAYGTRFADDRAHFLISGEYYRNAGVDDRLERPFSRKSCQPISLPAGSATRRDFACDVRVANANFGGLITSGPLKGTTFDANGNPVAFNYGSSLTGSTMIGGDGPRPQFAPLIAGLEKKVVYSRLAYDVSDSFTVFAEGNYGKTKNDYQVGSYSNQLGTTALTLRRENAYLPAELAAMMDDAGVTTLTMGRYDGDLPRTRVKVANETLRGVLGAEGSVLGGLKWNVYAEAARNTRNLALHHDLIQANYVNAADAVVDPSSGSIVCRSTLANPGNGCVPVNVFGTNAVSDAALNYVTGTNTADQKFHEFVTAASIAGSPFALWAGDVGFAAGVEYRRQSFNQVVDPLSEAYNPITNAEGAYRVGNAKAQSGKYNVKEAFLELDLPLLKDLPLIQSLDFNGAVRRTDYSTSGAVTTWKAGLTWELYDDLRLRATRSRDIRAPSLYELFQRGTTSYQPQVYDPFTNTTATNVRSVVRGNPDVRPEVANTLTFGGVYSPSFLPGFNLSVDYYDIKIRDAIASLSYQQEIDDCYNGSASACALISRDANGVLTQIDIVTQNLASFDTRGIDFEASYRSNLPWLSGDAVLSTRLLGNYIDKYEQSSPGVAAIDRAGQIGTAPHWRLTGQADLHLGPVSFFNQARFIGGGAYDKGTAAEDLPQRHFAGQVLFDTRIGYKLPVGGDWEAYLSVTNVFNKLINPYVSNGPSGISDFDAIGRTFRVGVRFTL encoded by the coding sequence ATGATGCAGCGGTTTACCGTCCTTGGCGGAGTGTCGGCGCTTGCCCTGTTCACGCATACGGCAGCCCTGGCGCAGGACGCGTCGGCTTCCACCGATGAACAGCCTGCGATTTCGACCGAGGACATCGTCGTCACCGGCAGCCGTATTCCCCTGAGCGGCTTCAACCGCCCGACGCCGGTCACGGTAACGAGCGCGGAGCAGCTCAATGCGGCCGTTCCGACCACGCTGGGCGATGCGCTGAAGCAGCTTCCGGCGTTGTCGTCCTCGGCGGGGCCGCGCGGTGCGCAGACCTCCAGCGGGCAGGGCGGCGCCTACCTCAACTTGCGCAACCTCGGTACGACCCGCACGCTCACGCTGTTCGACGGCCGGCGCTTCATTCCCAGCGACGGCAGCGGCCAGGTGGACACCAACATGTTCCCGCAGGCTCTGGTGGAGCGCGTGGAAGTGGTAACCGGCGGCGCTTCGGCGGCCTATGGTTCTGACGCCGTGGGCGGCGTGGTGAACTTCATCATCAACAAGAAGTTCACCGGCCTCACCGGCAGCATCCAGGGCGGCGTCACCACTTACGGCGACAATGACGAGCAGAAGGTCGAACTGGCCTACGGCACCCGCTTCGCCGACGACCGCGCGCATTTCCTCATCAGCGGCGAATATTACCGCAACGCGGGCGTGGACGATCGCCTGGAACGCCCGTTCTCGCGCAAGAGCTGCCAGCCGATCTCGTTGCCGGCGGGTTCGGCCACCCGGCGCGACTTCGCCTGCGACGTTCGCGTGGCCAATGCCAATTTCGGCGGGCTCATCACCTCGGGGCCGCTCAAGGGCACGACCTTCGACGCGAACGGCAATCCGGTCGCGTTCAACTACGGCAGCAGCCTGACCGGTTCCACCATGATCGGCGGCGACGGCCCGCGCCCGCAGTTCGCACCCCTGATCGCAGGGCTGGAGAAGAAGGTCGTCTATTCGCGTCTCGCCTATGACGTGAGCGACAGCTTCACCGTCTTTGCGGAAGGCAACTACGGCAAGACCAAGAACGATTATCAGGTCGGTTCCTACTCCAACCAGCTTGGCACCACCGCGCTGACGCTGAGGCGCGAGAACGCCTATCTTCCGGCCGAACTGGCCGCGATGATGGACGACGCGGGCGTGACCACGCTCACCATGGGCCGCTACGATGGCGACCTGCCGCGCACCCGCGTCAAGGTGGCGAACGAGACCCTGCGCGGGGTGCTCGGTGCGGAAGGCAGCGTGCTGGGCGGCCTCAAGTGGAACGTCTATGCGGAGGCGGCGCGCAATACCCGCAACCTTGCGCTGCATCACGATCTCATCCAGGCGAATTACGTCAATGCCGCCGATGCCGTGGTCGATCCGTCCAGCGGCAGCATCGTCTGCCGTTCGACACTGGCCAATCCCGGCAACGGCTGCGTTCCCGTCAATGTCTTCGGCACCAATGCCGTGTCCGACGCGGCGCTGAACTACGTGACCGGCACCAATACCGCGGATCAGAAGTTCCACGAATTCGTCACCGCGGCCTCCATCGCGGGTTCGCCCTTCGCGCTCTGGGCCGGTGACGTGGGCTTCGCGGCCGGCGTCGAATATCGCCGCCAGAGCTTCAACCAGGTCGTCGATCCGCTCTCGGAAGCCTATAACCCGATCACCAATGCCGAGGGCGCCTACCGTGTCGGCAATGCCAAGGCGCAGAGCGGCAAGTACAACGTCAAGGAAGCCTTCCTCGAACTCGACCTGCCGTTGCTCAAGGACCTGCCGCTGATCCAGTCGCTGGACTTCAACGGCGCGGTCCGCCGCACCGACTACAGCACCAGCGGCGCGGTGACGACGTGGAAGGCCGGCCTGACCTGGGAACTCTACGACGATCTGCGCCTGCGCGCCACGCGTTCGCGCGATATCCGGGCGCCCAGCCTCTACGAACTGTTCCAGCGCGGCACCACCAGCTATCAGCCGCAGGTCTACGATCCGTTCACCAACACGACCGCCACCAATGTGCGCTCGGTCGTGCGGGGCAACCCGGATGTTCGCCCGGAAGTGGCCAATACGCTCACGTTCGGCGGCGTCTATTCGCCGTCGTTCCTGCCGGGCTTCAACCTCTCGGTGGACTATTACGACATCAAGATCCGTGACGCGATCGCCTCGCTTTCGTATCAGCAGGAGATCGACGATTGCTATAACGGCAGCGCTTCGGCCTGCGCGCTCATCAGCCGCGATGCGAACGGCGTGTTGACGCAGATCGATATCGTGACCCAGAACCTCGCCTCGTTCGATACGCGCGGCATCGATTTCGAAGCCAGCTACCGTTCGAACCTGCCCTGGCTCTCGGGCGACGCCGTGCTCTCGACCCGCCTTCTGGGCAACTACATCGACAAGTACGAGCAGAGCTCGCCGGGCGTGGCCGCGATCGACCGTGCCGGCCAGATCGGCACCGCGCCGCATTGGCGCCTGACGGGGCAGGCCGACCTGCACCTGGGCCCGGTCTCATTCTTCAACCAGGCCCGCTTCATCGGCGGGGGTGCCTATGACAAGGGAACGGCGGCCGAGGACCTGCCGCAGCGCCACTTTGCCGGGCAAGTGCTGTTCGATACCCGCATCGGCTACAAGCTGCCGGTCGGCGGCGACTGGGAGGCCTATCTCAGCGTCACCAACGTCTTCAACAAGCTGATTAATCCCTATGTGTCGAACGGACCCTCGGGTATTTCCGATTTCGATGCGATCGGACGTACGTTCCGTGTCGGCGTGCGGTTCACGCTCTGA
- a CDS encoding mannonate dehydratase: MDRRNFILAAGAGASLTLAGGAQAATRRSGNRAAGASGRKPYLMKLGCQSMPSSEAHFADFARFGVTNICARAAVADGRLYPTVDELSRLREMAERHGLSLDMLEPDLLGSTHIDREKHPAIMLGDGAARDRDIEAFATTLRNCAAAGIPAVKYNMSLLGVLRTGPAEGRGGSHYFAWDLSKAKPATPLTRAGVVDADLFWERITYFLDRIVPVANETKVRIACHPQDPGTPPGGYQGITNVLGTVEGLQRLVQINESPYHGLNFCQGSICENLTDPANQIFDVIRWFGSRKKIFNVHFRNIQGHRDRFNESFPDEGDIDMVRALQTYAEVGYDGMIMPDHVPGMDDPQVVDGKPVWTPRAENFAFCYGYIRGLLQSAQRLT, translated from the coding sequence ATGGACCGCAGGAACTTCATTCTGGCAGCAGGCGCCGGTGCATCGCTGACGCTGGCCGGTGGGGCTCAGGCAGCCACGCGCCGCTCCGGTAATCGCGCAGCAGGCGCTTCGGGTCGCAAACCTTATCTCATGAAGCTCGGCTGCCAGAGCATGCCGTCGAGCGAGGCGCATTTCGCCGATTTCGCGCGCTTCGGCGTCACCAACATATGCGCCCGCGCCGCCGTTGCGGATGGGCGGCTCTACCCCACCGTGGACGAGCTTTCGCGCCTTCGCGAGATGGCCGAGCGCCACGGCCTCAGCCTCGACATGCTGGAGCCCGACCTGCTGGGCTCCACGCATATCGACCGCGAGAAGCACCCCGCGATCATGCTGGGCGACGGCGCGGCGCGCGACCGCGACATCGAGGCCTTCGCCACGACCCTGCGCAATTGCGCGGCGGCGGGTATTCCTGCGGTGAAGTACAACATGAGCCTGCTGGGCGTCCTGCGCACGGGCCCGGCCGAAGGGCGCGGCGGGTCGCACTATTTCGCCTGGGACCTTTCGAAAGCGAAGCCGGCCACGCCGCTCACCCGTGCAGGCGTGGTCGATGCCGACCTGTTCTGGGAACGCATCACCTATTTCCTCGACCGCATCGTGCCGGTCGCCAACGAGACGAAAGTGCGGATCGCCTGCCATCCGCAGGACCCGGGCACCCCGCCCGGCGGCTATCAGGGCATTACCAATGTGCTCGGCACCGTCGAGGGGCTTCAGCGGCTCGTCCAGATCAACGAGAGCCCATACCACGGGCTCAACTTCTGCCAGGGTTCGATCTGCGAGAACCTGACGGACCCGGCCAACCAGATCTTCGACGTGATCCGCTGGTTCGGCAGCCGGAAGAAGATCTTCAACGTCCATTTCCGCAACATCCAGGGCCACCGCGACCGCTTCAACGAGAGCTTCCCGGACGAGGGCGACATCGACATGGTTCGCGCGCTCCAGACCTATGCGGAAGTCGGCTACGACGGCATGATAATGCCCGACCACGTTCCCGGCATGGACGATCCGCAAGTGGTGGACGGCAAGCCGGTCTGGACGCCGCGGGCCGAGAATTTCGCCTTTTGCTACGGCTACATTCGCGGGCTTCTGCAATCGGCGCAGCGGCTTACCTGA